In the Corynebacterium suedekumii genome, one interval contains:
- a CDS encoding ACP S-malonyltransferase yields the protein MSNAWLFGGQGGQQPGMFARWKHLTPVTHNINRASQLLDEDGWAWDTPEALRGTRAVQLSLLVLQTGVAQELHAKGVEPDFAAGHSLGAWSAAVAAGVLRFDDAVRMVDIRSSGMAAAAPAGYGMIAVTGLNEAVLLRIVDKVRESGGEAWLSNLNSPLQITVLGSDESLALVSQYAQDSGAQKVARLKVAVPAHSPMMAATRARLAEEMGEIQTNPPRFPLVANATGRLARTARQVVEDLIISTDQPVRWGRGVDALSERGITQWVQLPPGNQLVGLLPPSEGEVTAWCIDNVGIEGGFNRWSQHQVLGPMVAAL from the coding sequence ATGAGCAATGCATGGTTGTTTGGAGGGCAAGGAGGTCAGCAACCTGGAATGTTCGCACGCTGGAAACATTTAACACCGGTTACGCACAACATCAATCGAGCCTCACAGTTACTCGATGAGGACGGCTGGGCTTGGGATACGCCGGAAGCTCTGCGAGGAACACGCGCCGTTCAATTGTCGTTGCTGGTGCTACAGACTGGCGTTGCTCAAGAGCTGCATGCAAAAGGAGTGGAACCTGACTTTGCCGCTGGTCACTCCCTAGGAGCTTGGAGCGCTGCAGTTGCTGCAGGGGTGCTTCGGTTCGACGATGCCGTCCGTATGGTGGATATCCGTTCCAGTGGCATGGCTGCGGCGGCGCCAGCAGGGTACGGAATGATCGCGGTGACCGGTCTCAACGAGGCCGTTCTACTCCGGATTGTTGATAAAGTACGGGAATCTGGTGGTGAGGCGTGGTTGTCTAATCTCAATTCGCCCCTCCAGATTACGGTCTTAGGATCTGATGAGTCCCTCGCCTTGGTCAGCCAGTATGCGCAGGATTCTGGCGCACAGAAAGTGGCCCGCCTCAAAGTCGCCGTGCCCGCTCACAGTCCTATGATGGCCGCTACCCGGGCCCGTCTTGCAGAGGAGATGGGAGAGATCCAGACTAATCCACCCAGATTTCCTCTCGTGGCTAATGCCACCGGCCGGCTGGCAAGAACCGCACGGCAGGTCGTAGAAGATCTCATCATTTCGACCGATCAGCCGGTGCGGTGGGGGCGTGGTGTCGATGCTCTCTCCGAGCGGGGAATTACGCAATGGGTCCAACTTCCCCCAGGGAACCAACTGGTCGGGTTGCTTCCTCCGAGTGAAGGTGAAGTCACTGCTTGGTGCATCGACAATGTCGGCATCGAGGGCGGATTCAATCGGTGGTCGCAACACCAGGTTCTTGGGCCGATGGTAGCTGCTCTGTGA
- a CDS encoding nucleotide pyrophosphohydrolase, with product MVNQNDACQNLREFVRERNWGQFHTPENLAKSISIEAAELLECFQWGAPSNSEDIRLELADVLTYAYLLADRLDENPADLIQEKLAITRSKYPVEKAFGRSEKYDEL from the coding sequence CTGGTGAATCAGAATGATGCTTGTCAAAATCTCAGAGAATTCGTTCGAGAGCGTAACTGGGGGCAGTTTCACACCCCCGAGAATCTGGCGAAGAGCATCAGCATCGAAGCTGCGGAGCTTCTCGAGTGCTTCCAATGGGGTGCCCCTTCAAACTCGGAGGATATTCGTCTCGAGCTTGCGGACGTCCTGACTTACGCCTACTTGCTCGCGGATCGTCTTGACGAGAATCCGGCAGATCTTATCCAGGAGAAGCTGGCGATCACCAGATCCAAGTACCCAGTGGAAAAAGCATTCGGTCGATCGGAGAAATATGACGAACTATGA
- a CDS encoding IS30 family transposase, with translation MLRRQADADRAVRQPMRSPGRPPPRREVERAFWVQIADGLTSEDAAVAVGVSAPVGTRWFRHAGGMPPLDLAPAAGRYLCFAEREEIALLHVQNVGVREIARRLGRDPGTVSRELRRNAATRAGEVEYRASVAQWKAESAAKRPKQAKLVTNTALRDYVQQRLEGSVSLPDGTVVQGPDAPRWKGRNKPHREDRQWVTGWSPEQISHRLKVDFPDDGAMRISHEAIYQSLFIQGRGALKRELVTCLRTGRALRKPRRRSRNKPQGHVTDDVVISERPAEAADRAVPGHWEGDLIIGTHQSAIGTLVERKSRSVLLVHLPRLAGYGQQPRVKNGPALAGHGATAMADALTRAITDLPQQLRKTLTWDRGKELAEHARFAFETGTTVFFADPHSPWQRPTNENTNGLLRQYFPKGTDLSRWGADDLAAVAYTLNNRPRKVLNWKTPAEVFTEQLPSAQEPGVATTD, from the coding sequence ATGCTACGTCGTCAGGCGGATGCGGATCGAGCGGTGCGACAACCGATGCGCTCTCCGGGGCGCCCGCCCCCGCGACGGGAGGTCGAGCGGGCATTCTGGGTACAGATCGCTGATGGGCTTACGAGCGAGGATGCCGCGGTTGCTGTTGGTGTGTCAGCACCGGTGGGTACGCGGTGGTTTCGCCATGCTGGAGGTATGCCTCCACTAGATCTTGCTCCAGCTGCTGGCCGTTATCTCTGCTTTGCTGAGCGTGAAGAGATCGCGCTGTTACACGTTCAAAATGTCGGCGTCCGTGAGATCGCCCGACGACTCGGACGCGATCCCGGGACAGTCTCCCGGGAACTGCGGCGAAACGCCGCGACCCGTGCCGGGGAAGTGGAGTACCGGGCTTCCGTTGCGCAGTGGAAGGCCGAGTCTGCGGCCAAGCGGCCCAAACAAGCGAAACTGGTGACCAACACCGCGCTGCGTGACTATGTGCAACAACGCCTTGAGGGCAGCGTCAGTCTGCCGGACGGGACGGTAGTTCAGGGGCCCGATGCACCGCGCTGGAAGGGACGAAACAAGCCACACCGAGAGGACCGTCAATGGGTCACGGGTTGGAGCCCGGAACAAATCTCGCACCGGCTGAAAGTTGATTTCCCTGATGATGGTGCCATGAGGATCAGCCACGAAGCGATTTACCAGTCGCTGTTCATCCAGGGGCGCGGCGCACTCAAGCGCGAGCTCGTCACGTGTCTACGCACTGGTCGAGCGCTGCGGAAACCACGACGGCGTTCACGGAACAAGCCACAAGGCCATGTCACAGACGATGTCGTCATCTCCGAGCGTCCCGCCGAAGCGGCGGACCGCGCGGTGCCTGGACATTGGGAGGGGGATCTGATCATCGGCACACACCAGTCCGCGATCGGAACGCTCGTCGAGCGCAAGAGCCGCTCTGTGCTGCTGGTGCACCTGCCACGACTTGCAGGCTACGGGCAGCAGCCGCGAGTGAAAAACGGGCCGGCCTTGGCCGGCCACGGCGCGACCGCGATGGCTGATGCGCTCACCCGAGCAATCACGGATCTACCGCAGCAACTGCGTAAGACGTTGACCTGGGATCGAGGCAAGGAGTTGGCAGAGCATGCCAGATTCGCGTTCGAGACCGGCACCACGGTGTTTTTCGCTGATCCGCACTCGCCTTGGCAGCGGCCCACGAACGAAAACACCAATGGGCTGCTGCGACAGTACTTCCCCAAGGGCACCGACCTGTCGAGATGGGGTGCTGACGATCTCGCCGCGGTCGCGTACACGTTAAATAACCGGCCGAGGAAAGTGCTCAACTGGAAAACCCCAGCCGAGGTATTCACAGAGCAGCTACCATCGGCCCAAGAACCTGGTGTTGCGACCACCGATTGA
- a CDS encoding RidA family protein, translated as MQPTTDHPYSLAKRAGDFIFVSGALSVDRDFQPVGGRKEALAAALERLAERLASAGGELKHLVKLTYYVTDVTLREEANEQFSEYFAEARPARTFLEVSKLPYGASVEIDAIAHVSERCDEEHCCSNDERK; from the coding sequence TTGCAGCCGACCACCGACCACCCCTACTCGCTGGCGAAGCGTGCCGGCGACTTCATCTTCGTCTCCGGAGCCCTGTCGGTGGACAGGGACTTCCAGCCCGTGGGAGGCCGCAAGGAGGCACTCGCAGCGGCGCTGGAACGCTTGGCCGAGCGGTTGGCCTCTGCGGGTGGCGAGCTCAAACACCTGGTAAAACTCACCTACTATGTCACCGACGTCACCCTGCGGGAGGAAGCCAACGAGCAGTTCTCCGAATACTTCGCCGAGGCCCGGCCGGCCCGCACATTCCTGGAAGTGTCGAAGCTGCCGTACGGGGCTTCAGTAGAGATCGATGCCATCGCACACGTCAGTGAGAGATGCGACGAAGAGCATTGCTGCTCGAACGACGAGCGGAAATAA
- a CDS encoding DUF2075 domain-containing protein, protein MTNYEIKEYLFDRESVGLLPDVPRLSNWPVVYVLNGPAGKGRLGAVYLGETVSFTSRMRQHIEKEDKRERLRQVRVVLDERFNKSVCLDLESRLIQYAAGDGSLEVLNRNTGVTDADYFDRDSYREMFDDIFNDLREAGVFQRTIPQIVNSELFKLSPFKALTHDQGIAVVDIMEGLTQDLSDELGAGDLIFVTGDPGTGKTVVAIYLMKLISDVGDGRDVEEVDGDNMFADFYLEDTRKLFQGLKIALVVPQQALRKSIGNVFKNTPGLHPDMVMSPWDVANSDEDFDIVIVDEAHRLNQYSAQVHSRNKEFKDINARLYGGQKPDASQLDWLRTKSKHVILMFDQKQSVRPHDLPKEEFAEILDGAGGQKPRTYSLVTQMRSLGGNDYIQYVYDVLSNRPPRERLSFGDSYELGLVDSPRTLVELINAREEEHGLSRIVAGYAWKWVSRKIDGPDFDIDLGEGVRLPWNSKKVDWVTSANAINEAGSIHTVQGYDLNYAGVIIGEDLRFDPLTESLYIDKSNYHDTQGKQNNKLRNRETTTEMLTEFITSIYAVLLTRGIRGTFIHVVNPELREYLGRYFPTIG, encoded by the coding sequence ATGACGAACTATGAGATCAAGGAGTATCTGTTCGACAGGGAATCAGTTGGGCTACTCCCGGATGTTCCTCGGCTGAGCAATTGGCCGGTGGTGTATGTCCTCAACGGTCCGGCAGGGAAGGGCAGACTGGGCGCCGTTTATCTCGGAGAGACGGTCAGCTTCACTTCGCGGATGCGTCAGCACATCGAGAAAGAAGACAAGCGTGAGAGGTTGAGGCAGGTTCGAGTTGTTCTCGACGAACGGTTCAACAAGTCAGTGTGCCTCGATCTCGAGTCCAGGCTCATCCAGTACGCCGCTGGTGACGGTTCGCTGGAGGTCCTCAACCGGAACACCGGCGTCACTGATGCTGACTACTTCGACCGAGACTCTTACCGGGAGATGTTCGACGACATCTTCAATGATTTACGGGAAGCAGGCGTCTTTCAGCGCACTATTCCGCAGATCGTCAATTCCGAACTGTTCAAGCTTTCACCGTTCAAGGCCCTTACCCACGATCAGGGCATTGCAGTCGTCGACATCATGGAGGGCCTCACCCAGGATCTGTCGGACGAGTTGGGCGCCGGGGACCTTATTTTTGTAACCGGTGACCCCGGCACCGGGAAGACTGTTGTCGCCATCTATCTGATGAAGCTCATATCTGACGTTGGAGATGGTCGTGATGTCGAGGAAGTTGACGGTGACAACATGTTCGCTGACTTCTATCTAGAGGACACGAGGAAACTGTTCCAAGGCCTGAAGATCGCGCTGGTGGTCCCTCAGCAGGCATTGAGAAAGTCGATCGGGAACGTCTTCAAGAACACCCCGGGTCTGCATCCGGACATGGTCATGTCTCCCTGGGATGTGGCCAACAGCGACGAAGACTTCGACATCGTCATTGTTGACGAGGCCCATCGACTCAATCAGTACTCGGCTCAGGTCCACAGTCGAAATAAAGAGTTCAAGGACATCAACGCGCGGTTGTACGGTGGTCAGAAACCCGACGCATCCCAGCTGGACTGGCTTCGGACGAAGTCGAAGCACGTAATTCTCATGTTCGACCAAAAGCAGTCGGTACGACCCCACGATCTCCCAAAAGAGGAGTTCGCCGAAATTCTCGACGGAGCCGGGGGCCAAAAACCGCGGACCTACTCGCTCGTCACGCAAATGCGCAGTCTTGGAGGAAACGACTACATCCAGTACGTCTACGACGTTCTTTCCAACCGTCCTCCTCGCGAGCGACTGAGTTTCGGAGATTCATACGAACTTGGATTGGTTGATTCTCCGAGGACCCTCGTCGAGCTCATCAATGCAAGGGAAGAAGAGCATGGTCTTTCCCGAATCGTGGCGGGATACGCCTGGAAATGGGTCAGCAGGAAGATCGACGGTCCTGACTTCGACATCGACCTTGGCGAGGGCGTACGCCTGCCGTGGAACTCCAAGAAGGTCGACTGGGTTACTTCGGCGAATGCGATCAACGAGGCGGGTTCGATCCACACCGTTCAGGGATACGACCTCAACTACGCAGGCGTGATCATCGGTGAAGATCTACGGTTTGATCCGTTGACTGAGTCTCTTTATATCGATAAGTCGAACTACCACGACACGCAGGGAAAACAGAACAACAAGCTGCGCAATAGAGAAACCACGACTGAGATGCTGACTGAGTTCATCACCAGCATTTACGCGGTTCTCCTCACTCGTGGCATTAGAGGAACATTCATTCACGTGGTCAATCCTGAACTCCGCGAGTATCTGGGACGGTATTTTCCGACTATCGGCTAG
- a CDS encoding DUF418 domain-containing protein yields the protein MISEQLGNVTFQDLIQTPLESISTLLITGAYPVATWFFYILVGMIIGRLQLKLMATQAYLPFFGFVTALGTWIISYVGIWFAGGWEAMVAAEPQLSTDEVEQFIVFGAEFDYLPTNTWAWGLLMAPHANTALSILHSAGVAVFVLGLCLLLCRFIPHQISPLALVGSMTLTLYVGHQLYVTYNTTSESSMLHFITQLAFGVTLAYVWTRFTRQGPLEWLVAKISKGGDALLESRASRRELVESSEQVSVNGPTD from the coding sequence GTGATCTCTGAGCAGCTGGGTAATGTGACCTTTCAAGACTTGATTCAAACGCCGCTGGAATCCATCAGCACTCTGCTAATTACAGGTGCTTACCCGGTGGCAACGTGGTTCTTCTACATCCTGGTGGGCATGATTATTGGCCGCTTGCAGCTCAAGCTTATGGCTACCCAGGCATACTTGCCGTTCTTCGGATTCGTCACGGCGTTGGGTACGTGGATCATCTCCTACGTTGGTATTTGGTTCGCTGGCGGTTGGGAAGCAATGGTTGCAGCAGAGCCACAGTTGAGCACCGACGAAGTGGAACAGTTCATTGTCTTTGGTGCTGAATTTGATTACCTGCCAACCAACACTTGGGCGTGGGGTCTGCTCATGGCTCCGCACGCGAACACTGCTTTGTCTATACTTCACTCCGCTGGCGTGGCCGTCTTCGTATTGGGCCTGTGTCTATTGCTGTGCCGCTTCATCCCGCACCAGATCTCCCCACTTGCGTTGGTTGGTTCCATGACACTGACCCTTTATGTCGGCCACCAGCTGTATGTGACTTACAACACAACCTCCGAATCATCGATGCTGCATTTCATAACTCAGCTCGCTTTCGGGGTTACCCTCGCTTATGTTTGGACGCGCTTCACGCGCCAGGGACCTTTAGAATGGCTCGTTGCCAAGATTTCTAAGGGAGGTGACGCATTATTAGAATCCAGAGCGTCACGCCGGGAGCTCGTCGAGTCATCGGAGCAGGTCAGCGTAAACGGACCAACCGATTGA
- a CDS encoding IS3 family transposase (programmed frameshift) translates to MTKPYPKEFRDDVVRVARNREPGVELSQIAKDFGVHFTTLYSWLKKADLEDGEVLGSTQVQSAELRDARKRIRLLEQENEVLRRAAAYLSQANLPKMMYPLVRELAVDGVPVTVTCRVLNLARQPYYRWLADPITDAELNEAYRANALFDAHRDDPEFGYRYLVDEARDLGQPMAARTAWRICSDNRWWSVFGKKRGKNGKKPGPPVHDDLCAVTDEEGRTRHEFKADGANELWIGDITEHWTNEGKLYLCAFKDVYSNRIVGYSIDSRMKSRLAVAALNNAVARRGDVAGCVVHTDRGSQFRSRKFVRALGIHDMTGSMGRVGACGDNAAMESFFALLQKNVLDRRAWASREELRIAIVTWIERTYHRRRRQDRLGRLTPIEFETIMTTPADQAA, encoded by the exons GTGACCAAGCCCTATCCCAAAGAGTTCCGCGATGACGTTGTCCGTGTCGCACGGAATCGTGAGCCCGGTGTCGAGCTCTCCCAGATCGCCAAGGACTTCGGGGTCCACTTCACTACCCTGTACTCGTGGCTGAAGAAGGCTGACCTCGAGGACGGTGAAGTGTTGGGCTCGACTCAGGTTCAGTCGGCTGAACTGCGCGACGCCAGGAAGAGGATCCGTCTCTTGGAGCAGGAGAACGAGGTCCTCCGCCGTGCCGCGGCGTATCTCTCGCAGGCCAATCTGCCG AAAATGATGTACCCGCTCGTTCGTGAGTTGGCCGTGGACGGTGTCCCCGTCACGGTGACGTGTCGGGTGCTCAATCTTGCTCGCCAGCCCTACTACCGGTGGCTGGCGGACCCGATCACCGATGCAGAGCTGAATGAGGCTTACCGTGCCAATGCCTTGTTCGACGCCCACCGGGATGATCCCGAGTTCGGCTACCGCTATTTGGTGGATGAGGCCCGCGATCTCGGTCAACCGATGGCAGCGCGCACTGCGTGGCGGATCTGCTCAGACAACCGCTGGTGGTCGGTGTTCGGGAAGAAACGCGGCAAGAACGGTAAGAAGCCCGGCCCACCGGTCCACGATGACCTCTGCGCCGTCACCGATGAGGAGGGCAGAACCCGGCACGAGTTCAAGGCCGATGGCGCGAACGAATTGTGGATCGGCGATATCACCGAGCACTGGACCAATGAGGGCAAGCTCTACCTCTGTGCGTTCAAGGATGTCTACTCCAACCGGATCGTGGGGTACTCGATCGATTCGCGGATGAAGTCCCGCCTAGCCGTGGCTGCCCTCAACAACGCGGTCGCCCGCCGCGGCGACGTGGCCGGCTGCGTGGTCCACACCGACCGCGGGTCTCAGTTCCGTAGCCGGAAATTCGTGCGCGCTCTGGGCATTCACGACATGACCGGATCCATGGGCCGCGTCGGTGCGTGCGGGGACAACGCAGCCATGGAGAGCTTCTTCGCACTCCTGCAGAAGAACGTCCTCGACCGCCGCGCATGGGCCAGCCGAGAAGAGCTCCGGATCGCCATCGTTACCTGGATCGAGAGGACCTACCACCGACGCCGCAGACAGGACCGCCTAGGCCGCTTGACCCCGATCGAGTTCGAGACAATCATGACCACACCAGCCGATCAGGCTGCGTGA
- a CDS encoding heparan-alpha-glucosaminide N-acetyltransferase domain-containing protein, translated as MDSTTSTDAVSTNIASARPVPGRSGARKVWTGRYDHGDPVYLDPSSQDPKPGDQKQLKHSRITGLDVARGVALIGMVAVHTLPSKDPDGTMSVAFWLTAGNAAALFATLAGVGLAFISGGQNRASGLKLRIARKRLFIRSLLIFLLGVTINQVFGPVVFNILPFYGLLFLVAVFFIGMRLRWLVVSAGITITVMPIFVFVFNHNSDL; from the coding sequence ATGGACAGCACGACCTCAACGGATGCTGTTTCTACGAACATCGCTTCAGCCCGTCCGGTGCCGGGGCGTTCCGGAGCCCGTAAAGTCTGGACTGGTCGCTACGATCATGGCGATCCTGTCTACCTTGATCCAAGCTCGCAGGATCCGAAGCCTGGTGATCAAAAGCAGCTCAAGCACTCGCGCATTACTGGCTTAGACGTCGCACGCGGCGTTGCACTCATTGGCATGGTTGCGGTGCACACGCTGCCATCGAAAGATCCCGATGGCACAATGAGCGTCGCTTTTTGGCTCACTGCTGGTAACGCTGCGGCGCTGTTTGCCACCCTCGCAGGCGTCGGACTTGCGTTCATTTCTGGCGGACAAAATCGTGCCTCGGGCCTGAAGCTGCGTATTGCTCGCAAGCGTTTGTTCATCCGCTCGCTGCTGATCTTCTTGCTTGGTGTCACGATCAACCAAGTATTTGGCCCCGTGGTATTCAACATCTTGCCGTTCTACGGCCTGTTGTTCTTAGTTGCAGTCTTCTTCATTGGCATGCGCTTGCGCTGGCTTGTGGTATCCGCTGGTATCACCATCACCGTCATGCCAATTTTCGTCTTTGTGTTCAATCACAACAGTGATCTCTGA
- a CDS encoding IS3 family transposase (programmed frameshift) produces the protein MPIKTYTEEFRRDAVALYENSPGVSINALAAELGVNRNTLQIWVRKYGTGARTSSSDSSSSSDTPTVVTEAERIRQLEREVRRLREERDILRKAAKYFAEGDDLVIRFQFVDDAKNSHSVKRLCEVLKLNRSSYYKWRNTSSARTQRLLSDAILGARVKAVFAAERGCYGSKRITAQLNDDSPGSPVNHKKVARIMRSLQLVGYSKKRKVTTTVSDGRKPVFPDLVGRKFTAPAPNQVYVGDITYLPIADGSNMYLATVIDCFSRRLAGFAIADHMRTSLVQDALVMAKGQRGSLDDAIFHSDHGSVYTSHAFQETCRTLGIRQSMGAIGSSADNALAESFNAALKREVLQDAKTFANQLQCRRDVFRWCTRYNTTRRHSWCGYLAPAVFEEQCPVTLRSAS, from the exons ATGCCGATCAAGACCTACACCGAGGAGTTCCGCCGCGACGCGGTCGCCCTCTACGAGAATTCCCCCGGCGTATCGATCAACGCCCTCGCCGCCGAACTCGGCGTCAACCGCAACACCCTCCAGATCTGGGTCCGCAAATACGGCACCGGAGCCCGCACCAGCAGCTCGGATTCTTCCTCCAGCTCTGACACACCGACCGTGGTGACCGAAGCGGAACGCATCCGCCAGCTGGAACGAGAAGTACGCAGACTCCGGGAGGAACGCGATATTCTGCGCAAGGCCGCGAAATATTTTGCGGAAG GAGACGACCTGGTGATCCGCTTCCAGTTCGTTGACGACGCCAAGAACAGCCATTCGGTCAAGCGGTTATGTGAGGTTCTGAAACTCAACCGGTCCTCGTACTACAAATGGAGAAACACCTCCTCCGCCAGGACACAACGCCTGCTCAGCGACGCGATCCTCGGCGCACGGGTCAAGGCCGTGTTCGCCGCAGAACGCGGCTGCTACGGCTCCAAACGCATCACGGCGCAACTCAACGACGACTCGCCCGGCAGCCCGGTCAATCACAAGAAAGTCGCCCGGATCATGCGCTCGTTGCAGCTGGTTGGCTACTCGAAGAAGCGCAAGGTCACCACGACTGTCTCGGATGGGAGGAAGCCGGTGTTTCCGGACCTGGTGGGGAGGAAATTCACCGCCCCGGCACCAAACCAGGTCTACGTCGGCGATATCACGTACCTGCCGATCGCGGACGGGTCGAATATGTACCTCGCCACCGTCATCGACTGTTTCTCCCGCCGGCTGGCCGGCTTCGCGATCGCCGATCACATGCGTACTTCCCTGGTCCAGGACGCCCTGGTGATGGCCAAGGGTCAGCGCGGAAGTCTCGACGACGCAATTTTTCACTCGGACCATGGCAGTGTCTACACTTCCCATGCGTTCCAGGAGACGTGCAGAACGCTGGGGATCCGGCAGTCGATGGGCGCGATCGGCAGCAGCGCTGATAATGCCCTGGCGGAGTCCTTCAACGCCGCGTTGAAGCGTGAGGTCCTCCAGGACGCGAAGACGTTTGCCAATCAGTTGCAGTGCCGGCGAGATGTTTTCCGCTGGTGTACCCGCTACAACACCACGCGTCGGCATTCCTGGTGCGGGTATCTCGCTCCAGCAGTGTTTGAAGAGCAATGTCCTGTTACGCTGAGATCTGCTTCCTGA
- a CDS encoding LCP family protein: protein MNDKYRHVRDIQAAPPAAPATRQVGPTPVKVIIAVLSVLVLAISSLGYFSVGRLGSEVASAGNLALGGGQGMKGKAPDGATDILLVGSDSRTDAQGNRLSDEELERLRAGVDDGEENTDTLMVIRVPNDGSSATAVSIPRDTYIHDPEFGNMKINGVFSAHKSAKKEELVAAGDGSEKEIEEEATGVGRQGLIEAVTDLTGIEVDHFAEVGLLGFVLLTDAVGGVDVCLNEAVQDEFSGADFTAGQQTLSGAQALAFVRQRHGLPRGDLDRIVRQQAFMASLVNQVLAAGTLTNPNKLADMSTAVERSVVIDENWDILSFANQLANLAGGNVVFTTIPVTSIDGTGDYGESIVTVDPDQVHAFMDDLLAPETTEAPAPSEEGGEAPAAEVEVLVLNAGYTAGLAGSVGSYLEDNGYTVTDVTNAQPGIYTTSQIVAADATDPAAVALAEELGGLPVTPNDTLEPGTIIVVTHDDYAGPQGDAPLEPSPTEQVGTPGADVGEAEVAPEIDAGGDGPRCVN from the coding sequence GTGAACGACAAGTACCGCCACGTCCGCGACATCCAGGCCGCGCCGCCCGCCGCCCCCGCCACCCGTCAGGTGGGGCCGACGCCGGTCAAGGTCATCATCGCGGTGCTCTCGGTACTGGTCCTGGCGATCTCCTCCCTCGGTTACTTCTCCGTCGGCCGTCTCGGTTCCGAGGTCGCCTCCGCCGGCAACCTGGCCCTCGGCGGCGGCCAGGGCATGAAGGGCAAGGCACCGGACGGGGCGACCGACATCCTGCTGGTCGGCTCCGACTCGCGTACCGACGCCCAGGGCAACCGACTCTCCGACGAGGAACTCGAGCGCCTGCGCGCCGGCGTCGACGACGGTGAGGAGAACACCGACACCCTCATGGTCATCCGAGTACCCAACGACGGATCCTCCGCCACGGCCGTCTCCATCCCCCGCGACACCTACATCCATGACCCCGAATTCGGGAACATGAAGATCAACGGCGTCTTCTCCGCCCACAAATCCGCCAAGAAGGAGGAACTCGTCGCCGCCGGCGACGGCTCCGAGAAGGAGATCGAGGAGGAAGCCACCGGCGTCGGCCGACAGGGCCTCATCGAGGCCGTCACCGACCTCACCGGCATCGAGGTCGACCACTTCGCCGAGGTGGGCCTGCTCGGCTTCGTGCTGCTTACCGACGCCGTCGGCGGCGTCGACGTCTGCCTCAACGAGGCCGTCCAGGACGAATTCTCCGGCGCAGACTTCACCGCCGGCCAGCAGACCCTGAGCGGCGCCCAGGCGCTCGCCTTCGTCCGCCAGCGCCACGGCCTGCCCCGCGGCGACCTCGACCGCATCGTCCGCCAGCAGGCCTTCATGGCCTCCCTGGTCAACCAGGTCCTCGCCGCCGGCACCCTGACCAACCCCAACAAGCTCGCCGACATGTCCACCGCCGTCGAACGCTCCGTGGTCATCGACGAGAACTGGGACATCCTCTCCTTCGCCAACCAGCTGGCCAACCTCGCCGGCGGCAACGTCGTCTTCACCACCATCCCCGTCACCTCCATCGACGGCACCGGCGACTACGGAGAATCCATCGTCACCGTCGACCCCGACCAGGTCCACGCCTTCATGGATGACCTGCTCGCCCCGGAGACCACCGAGGCACCGGCCCCCTCTGAGGAGGGTGGCGAGGCCCCAGCCGCCGAAGTCGAAGTGCTGGTCCTCAACGCCGGCTACACCGCCGGCCTGGCCGGCAGCGTCGGCTCCTACCTCGAGGACAACGGCTACACCGTCACCGACGTCACCAACGCCCAGCCCGGCATCTACACCACCTCCCAGATCGTCGCCGCCGACGCCACCGACCCCGCCGCCGTGGCACTTGCCGAGGAACTCGGCGGCCTCCCCGTCACCCCCAACGACACCCTCGAACCCGGCACCATCATCGTGGTCACCCACGACGACTACGCCGGCCCCCAGGGCGACGCCCCCCTCGAGCCCTCCCCCACCGAGCAGGTGGGCACCCCCGGTGCCGACGTCGGAGAGGCAGAAGTCGCACCCGAGATCGATGCTGGCGGCGACGGGCCGCGGTGTGTGAACTAG